From Spirosoma aerolatum, one genomic window encodes:
- a CDS encoding serine hydrolase domain-containing protein: MNLNRRDFLQQLGFGAAGLLIASNLPTASWALPTKTGKLPRSLPEAQGVSPSGLLDFLNAIESQKLNVHSVMVLKHGQVVAEGWWAPYAPQFKHTLYSLSKSFTSTAVGMAVAEKRFTVEDKVVKFFPDDVPATVSANLSAMRVKDLLTMSTGHDKDTTGALRGGDASWVKSFLAQPVEHEPGTFFVYNSGATYMLSAIVQKVTGQTVLEYLKPRLFGPLGIEGEDWEVSPQGINTGGWGLRVRTEDIAKFGQLYLQKGMWNGKRLIQESWINDATKAEVQSKGGKGDASVNDWIQGYGYQFWRCRNDAYRGDGAYGQYCIVLPKEDAVIAMTSETANMQAVLDAAWNHILPALHGTNMASAKTQQPALTKKLTALTLLPEPSQPASTVFSQISGKTYAIADNPLHVKDVSLTFGKDGCIFKLQDDKGPHQVLCGVNRWVESTTTFAIAPLMLTPTPVPGGETRKVAGSGSWQDTNTFVMVWRFIETAHYDTVTCRFGSDGVQVEFQSSLSILAKTKDKRPILEGKAVA, from the coding sequence ATGAATTTAAATCGTAGAGATTTCCTGCAACAACTTGGCTTCGGCGCGGCTGGTTTGCTGATTGCCAGCAATCTACCAACAGCGAGCTGGGCTTTACCGACCAAAACGGGTAAACTCCCCAGGAGCCTGCCCGAAGCTCAGGGCGTATCGCCCAGTGGGCTTCTGGATTTTCTGAATGCCATCGAAAGCCAGAAACTCAATGTTCACAGTGTCATGGTACTGAAACATGGTCAGGTTGTAGCCGAAGGCTGGTGGGCACCGTATGCTCCTCAGTTTAAGCATACTCTGTATTCGCTCAGTAAAAGCTTTACGTCGACCGCAGTTGGTATGGCCGTGGCCGAAAAGCGGTTTACGGTCGAAGATAAGGTGGTAAAGTTTTTCCCCGATGATGTGCCAGCGACGGTCAGCGCTAACCTGTCGGCTATGCGCGTAAAAGACTTGCTTACCATGTCGACCGGGCACGACAAGGATACGACGGGCGCCCTTCGCGGTGGCGATGCATCCTGGGTAAAATCGTTTCTGGCCCAGCCTGTTGAACATGAACCCGGAACGTTCTTCGTTTACAACAGTGGCGCTACGTACATGCTCTCGGCCATTGTGCAGAAGGTGACGGGGCAAACCGTATTGGAGTATCTGAAGCCGCGTCTGTTCGGGCCATTGGGCATTGAAGGCGAAGACTGGGAGGTTTCGCCACAGGGTATCAATACCGGCGGTTGGGGGCTGCGGGTACGAACCGAAGATATTGCCAAATTCGGGCAACTGTATCTCCAGAAAGGCATGTGGAATGGCAAACGACTGATTCAGGAATCGTGGATCAACGACGCAACCAAAGCCGAAGTCCAATCGAAAGGGGGAAAAGGGGATGCCAGTGTCAACGACTGGATTCAGGGGTACGGTTATCAGTTCTGGCGGTGCCGGAACGATGCCTACCGGGGCGATGGAGCCTATGGCCAATACTGTATCGTGCTGCCGAAAGAAGATGCCGTAATTGCAATGACCTCCGAAACAGCCAATATGCAGGCCGTGCTGGATGCCGCCTGGAATCATATTTTACCAGCCCTGCACGGAACGAATATGGCATCGGCCAAAACACAACAACCCGCTCTGACAAAGAAGTTAACAGCGTTAACCTTATTACCTGAACCTAGCCAGCCCGCTTCTACAGTATTCAGCCAGATCAGTGGCAAGACCTATGCTATAGCCGATAACCCGCTGCATGTCAAGGATGTATCGTTGACGTTCGGGAAAGACGGGTGCATTTTTAAACTTCAGGACGATAAAGGGCCTCATCAGGTTCTTTGTGGAGTAAACCGATGGGTCGAAAGCACGACTACCTTTGCCATAGCCCCACTGATGCTGACACCAACGCCTGTTCCGGGCGGTGAAACCCGCAAAGTAGCCGGTTCGGGAAGCTGGCAGGATACCAATACCTTCGTCATGGTTTGGCGGTTTATTGAAACAGCCCATTACGACACTGTTACCTGTCGATTTGGGTCAGATGGCGTTCAGGTTGAATTTCAGAGCAGCCTGAGTATTCTGGCAAAAACGAAAGACAAACGGCCCATTCTGGAAGGGAAAGCAGTCGCTTGA
- a CDS encoding amidase family protein, with protein MPNRFLPLFLPLFLLTIVARPQSFKPKHVQEATIDQLHTAMQKGKLTAVELVQLYLDRIEAYDKQGPFLNAIIMVNPKALAEARRLDSLYKATGKFVGPLHGIPVIVKDNYNTFDMPTTNGTLAMKKSIPPKDAFVVKRIREAGAIIIAKSNLAEFATSGQVSVSSILPGYSRNPYDTKRTTAGSSGGTAAAVAADFGTIGLGTDTGSSIRGPSSHQSLVGFRPTLGLVSRDGIAPLALTNDTGGPICRTVEDAVRVLDVIAGYDKADTVTRRSEGKIPVSYRQYLDKNGLKGTRIGVFRQLCTPKNSDPQVYALFNKALDELRAAGATVIDSVRVPELDTINKQFDTIPQLRRDFNVYLANLGPNAPHKSLTSIIKSRQFHPSIEKTLLDSDKDTLAPEAHKGWEKNLALRERLRKLLLRAMDSTGVDALVYPSFSYPPRLLGDLNTPSGTNNNALSPPTGFPAFSVPMGFTYTDLPAGLQFFGRPFSEPTLIRLGYAYEQATHHRRPPESTPVLSKKKRKVART; from the coding sequence ATGCCAAACCGATTCCTTCCTCTTTTTTTACCTCTTTTTCTGCTTACAATAGTAGCCCGTCCGCAATCGTTCAAGCCAAAACACGTGCAGGAGGCTACCATCGATCAGCTACATACGGCCATGCAAAAAGGTAAGCTGACGGCTGTTGAACTAGTCCAGCTTTACCTAGATCGTATTGAGGCTTATGACAAGCAAGGCCCATTTCTCAATGCGATTATTATGGTGAATCCTAAAGCCTTGGCGGAAGCCCGCCGACTTGATTCGTTGTACAAAGCGACCGGGAAGTTTGTTGGGCCTTTGCATGGGATTCCGGTGATTGTAAAGGATAATTACAACACCTTCGACATGCCTACCACCAACGGGACTTTGGCTATGAAAAAGTCGATTCCGCCAAAAGATGCGTTTGTCGTCAAGCGGATTCGGGAAGCCGGGGCTATTATCATTGCCAAGTCGAATCTGGCGGAGTTTGCGACCTCGGGGCAGGTGTCGGTAAGTTCGATTTTGCCTGGCTATTCCCGAAATCCATACGATACAAAACGGACAACGGCAGGGTCGAGCGGGGGAACAGCCGCTGCGGTAGCTGCCGATTTTGGCACCATTGGCCTCGGAACGGATACGGGCAGTTCGATTCGGGGGCCATCCTCGCACCAAAGTCTGGTGGGTTTTCGGCCAACGCTGGGGTTGGTTAGTCGGGATGGGATTGCCCCGTTGGCGCTGACAAACGATACGGGTGGGCCGATCTGCCGGACAGTTGAGGATGCCGTGCGGGTACTGGACGTGATAGCCGGTTACGATAAGGCGGATACCGTAACCCGACGGAGCGAAGGGAAGATACCCGTCTCGTATCGGCAGTATCTGGATAAAAATGGTCTGAAAGGGACTCGGATCGGCGTATTCCGTCAGCTTTGTACTCCCAAAAATTCGGACCCGCAGGTATATGCCCTCTTCAATAAGGCTCTGGACGAACTACGAGCGGCTGGGGCTACGGTAATCGACTCGGTACGTGTGCCTGAATTGGACACCATCAATAAACAGTTCGATACAATTCCGCAGCTTCGTCGCGATTTCAACGTGTATCTGGCAAATCTGGGGCCCAATGCTCCGCACAAATCGCTGACATCTATCATTAAGTCGCGGCAATTTCATCCGAGTATTGAAAAAACGCTGCTGGATTCAGACAAGGACACCCTGGCACCGGAAGCCCATAAAGGATGGGAGAAAAACCTGGCCTTGCGGGAGCGATTGCGTAAACTGCTTCTTCGGGCCATGGATTCGACGGGTGTCGATGCGCTGGTGTATCCGTCGTTCAGTTATCCTCCCCGATTACTCGGTGATTTGAATACGCCGTCGGGTACGAATAACAATGCCCTTTCACCACCAACCGGCTTCCCTGCTTTTTCAGTACCGATGGGTTTTACGTATACTGATTTACCCGCTGGTTTGCAATTCTTCGGGCGCCCCTTTAGTGAGCCAACCCTCATTCGGCTGGGTTACGCTTATGAGCAGGCCACGCATCATCGGCGCCCACCCGAAAGCACACCCGTTTTGTCAAAGAAGAAGCGGAAAGTAGCAAGAACATAA
- a CDS encoding M14 family metallopeptidase, whose translation MTKLSILAFILLLSAVSNAQQLITPFERDSNQTATYEQIIRWYRQLDQQYDQAKLIEIGKTDIGKPLHLFLLAADKQFASRPGRVTLLINNGIHPGEPEGIDACMMLARNLLKANKLPQNVLVAIVPVYNVGGCLNRGVSRVNQNGPESYGFRGNARNLNLNRDFIKAEAENTRAFQSMFQWLKPQVFIDNHTSDGADYQHVLTYFATQKDKLHPLVSGYMVQSFQPALDKQLTAKGFPSAPYVNHAGDTPESGLIGYNDSPRYSTGYAALFNCFGFTLETHMWKPFPARVKASYVFDEEVMWLCDREAKTILTNRQRADEAVRQQKTFPLSYKLDRSKTDSVTFLGYAAAYKPSEVSGLKRLYYDRTKPFMKRVPYWNTFAVEAQVDKPRTYVISQGWTEIVGELKRNGVTLTPLAKDTLIKVAAYYITDFRTPQRPYEGHYPHSGVNVRTDTQTIQFYKGDFLVPTTQVANRYIVETLEPQGVDSFFAWNFFDSILDQKEYFSNYIFEDTAADLLKQNPILRKQLDEKRAIDKAFAENANAQLEFIYKQTPYYEKTHNRYPVYRIN comes from the coding sequence ATGACTAAACTATCTATTCTGGCTTTCATACTTCTTCTGTCAGCGGTTTCAAATGCACAGCAACTGATTACCCCGTTTGAACGAGATAGTAATCAGACGGCAACATATGAGCAAATCATCCGTTGGTATCGGCAGTTGGATCAGCAGTATGACCAGGCTAAATTGATTGAAATCGGGAAAACGGACATTGGTAAGCCTTTGCATTTGTTCCTGTTAGCAGCTGATAAACAATTTGCCTCCCGACCTGGCCGGGTAACTTTGCTGATTAATAATGGTATCCATCCGGGCGAACCAGAAGGAATTGATGCCTGCATGATGCTGGCGCGTAACTTATTGAAAGCCAATAAGCTTCCCCAAAATGTGTTGGTGGCCATTGTGCCGGTCTACAATGTGGGTGGCTGCCTGAATCGGGGTGTTTCGCGGGTAAACCAGAACGGGCCAGAATCGTATGGGTTTCGGGGAAATGCCCGTAACCTGAATCTCAACCGCGATTTTATAAAAGCGGAAGCCGAGAATACGCGGGCTTTTCAGTCGATGTTCCAGTGGCTAAAACCACAGGTATTTATTGATAACCATACGAGCGATGGCGCAGACTATCAGCATGTGCTGACGTATTTTGCGACGCAGAAAGATAAGCTTCATCCGTTAGTGTCGGGCTATATGGTTCAGTCGTTTCAGCCAGCGTTAGATAAGCAACTAACGGCTAAAGGATTTCCGTCTGCTCCCTATGTGAATCATGCAGGCGATACTCCGGAGAGCGGTCTAATTGGGTATAACGACTCGCCCCGTTATTCGACGGGCTATGCTGCTTTGTTTAACTGCTTCGGGTTTACGCTGGAAACACATATGTGGAAACCCTTTCCGGCCCGTGTCAAGGCATCGTATGTGTTCGATGAAGAAGTCATGTGGCTGTGTGATCGTGAGGCCAAAACGATTTTGACGAATCGACAACGGGCCGATGAAGCCGTACGTCAGCAGAAAACCTTTCCCCTTAGCTATAAACTGGATCGGAGTAAGACCGATTCGGTTACGTTTCTGGGCTATGCGGCTGCCTATAAACCCAGCGAGGTATCGGGTCTGAAACGACTTTATTACGACCGGACAAAACCCTTCATGAAGCGGGTGCCTTACTGGAACACCTTCGCTGTCGAGGCACAAGTCGATAAACCTCGGACTTATGTGATTTCGCAGGGATGGACTGAGATCGTTGGTGAGTTAAAGCGCAATGGGGTGACGTTGACGCCATTGGCAAAGGATACGTTAATAAAGGTCGCTGCCTATTACATCACGGATTTCAGGACTCCACAGCGTCCCTACGAAGGCCACTACCCGCATTCGGGCGTAAACGTGCGGACAGACACACAAACAATTCAATTTTATAAAGGTGATTTTCTAGTCCCGACCACACAAGTAGCGAATCGGTACATTGTCGAAACGCTTGAACCACAGGGCGTTGACTCATTTTTTGCCTGGAATTTTTTCGATAGTATTCTGGACCAGAAGGAATATTTTTCGAATTATATATTTGAAGACACAGCCGCCGACCTGCTGAAGCAAAATCCGATTTTACGAAAGCAACTGGACGAGAAACGTGCTATTGACAAAGCCTTCGCCGAAAACGCCAATGCGCAACTGGAATTTATTTACAAGCAAACACCGTATTACGAGAAAACGCATAACCGCTATCCAGTTTACCGGATAAATTAG
- a CDS encoding YybH family protein, translated as MSRFLVCFWLFGLISLTLVAQTKPSSSDVAAIRSLRTESNQAIQAKDLNRFGQTMLPEIDVTRGSGSHVSGRDSVLASVAVQFKDPAFLGYVRYTERIDISTTSPFAAEHGHWEGRFRRSDGIQLITGTYLAMWRKTDSGWKIRSELFVSLSCTGSAACGK; from the coding sequence ATGAGCCGTTTCTTAGTTTGTTTCTGGTTGTTTGGCCTGATTTCGCTTACTCTAGTTGCCCAGACTAAACCATCGTCGTCGGATGTCGCAGCCATTCGGTCGTTGCGGACGGAGTCGAATCAGGCTATTCAGGCAAAAGATCTCAATAGGTTTGGGCAAACGATGTTGCCGGAAATAGACGTGACGCGGGGAAGTGGTTCGCATGTGTCGGGCCGGGATTCGGTACTAGCGTCGGTAGCCGTTCAATTTAAAGACCCGGCGTTTCTGGGATATGTTCGGTACACCGAACGCATCGATATCAGTACAACCAGTCCATTCGCTGCCGAACATGGGCATTGGGAAGGCCGCTTCCGCCGATCAGACGGCATTCAACTCATCACAGGGACCTACCTGGCAATGTGGCGCAAAACTGACTCAGGCTGGAAAATTCGCTCCGAATTATTTGTGAGTTTAAGCTGTACCGGCAGTGCCGCTTGCGGGAAGTGA
- a CDS encoding glutamine--tRNA ligase/YqeY domain fusion protein: MAEATKEPEESLAGENNSSDRNNAGNSLNFIEQIVEDDLAAGKNGGRIHTRFPPEPNGYLHIGHAKSICLNFGLADKYGGQTNLRFDDTNPVTEDTEYVDSIKNDVRWLGFEWENEFYASDYFNQLYQFAETLIQKGLAYVDDSTSEEIAAQKGTPTEPGRMSQYRDRSVDENLDLFRRMKAGEYADGAKVLRAKVDMASPNMHMRDPIIYRIKHAHHHRTGNAWCIYPMYDFAHGQSDSIEHITHSLCTLEFEVHRPLYEWFIDQLNIFPSRQIEFARLNLTYTVMSKRKLKQLVEEGHVSGWDDPRMPTIAGIRRRGYTPASIREFADRIGIAKRDNLIDVGLLEFCIREELNKTTHRVMAVLDEKPLKLVITNYEVGREEIMHIENNPEDPSAGEREVPFSREVYIERDDFMENPPKKFFRLFPGGMVRLKGAYIIKCDEVVKDNAGEIIELRCSYIPESRSGSDTSGINVKGTIHWVSVPHAVEAEVRLYDRLFSVENPAADEREFRELLNPNSLEVVRAFVEPALVEAARSGAIRNFQFIRKGYFVLDSDSTTDKPVFNRTVTLKDSWAKEVKKG, encoded by the coding sequence ATGGCGGAAGCAACGAAGGAACCCGAAGAATCTCTTGCCGGTGAGAACAACTCCTCTGACCGCAATAATGCAGGAAACTCTCTCAATTTTATTGAACAAATTGTTGAAGACGATTTAGCCGCTGGTAAAAACGGTGGACGCATTCACACCCGTTTTCCACCCGAACCCAATGGCTACCTGCACATTGGTCACGCCAAATCCATCTGCCTTAATTTTGGCCTGGCCGATAAATACGGTGGACAGACCAATCTACGCTTCGACGATACCAACCCCGTTACCGAAGACACTGAATATGTTGATTCGATTAAGAACGATGTGCGATGGCTGGGCTTCGAGTGGGAAAATGAGTTCTACGCTTCCGATTACTTCAACCAGCTTTATCAATTTGCCGAAACACTGATTCAGAAAGGCTTAGCTTATGTAGACGACTCGACCTCGGAAGAAATTGCCGCCCAGAAAGGTACACCAACCGAACCAGGCCGGATGAGTCAATACCGTGACCGGAGTGTAGATGAAAACCTCGATCTGTTCCGGCGCATGAAAGCGGGCGAATATGCTGACGGTGCGAAAGTACTGCGGGCGAAGGTCGATATGGCCTCTCCCAACATGCACATGCGCGATCCGATCATCTACCGCATCAAGCATGCGCATCACCACCGGACGGGCAACGCCTGGTGTATTTATCCAATGTACGACTTCGCCCACGGGCAATCGGATTCGATTGAGCATATTACACATTCGCTCTGCACGCTGGAGTTTGAAGTACACCGTCCACTATATGAATGGTTTATCGACCAGTTGAACATCTTCCCATCCCGACAAATTGAGTTTGCCCGGCTCAACCTGACCTATACGGTTATGAGTAAACGGAAGCTCAAGCAGTTGGTCGAAGAAGGCCACGTGAGCGGCTGGGACGATCCACGCATGCCAACCATTGCTGGTATTCGTCGTCGGGGCTACACCCCTGCCAGCATTCGCGAATTTGCCGACCGCATTGGTATCGCCAAACGGGATAATCTGATCGATGTGGGCCTTCTGGAGTTCTGTATCCGCGAAGAGTTGAACAAGACCACGCACCGCGTGATGGCTGTACTGGACGAGAAACCGTTGAAACTGGTCATTACCAATTATGAGGTCGGTCGGGAAGAAATCATGCACATCGAAAACAATCCCGAAGATCCCAGTGCAGGTGAGCGGGAGGTTCCGTTCAGCCGGGAAGTATATATCGAACGGGATGATTTCATGGAAAACCCGCCGAAGAAATTCTTCCGGCTATTTCCGGGCGGCATGGTTCGGCTGAAAGGGGCTTACATCATCAAATGTGATGAAGTTGTCAAAGACAATGCGGGTGAGATTATCGAACTACGGTGCTCATACATACCCGAAAGCCGCAGTGGTTCGGATACATCGGGCATTAATGTCAAAGGCACTATCCACTGGGTCTCGGTACCGCACGCCGTCGAAGCGGAAGTTCGGCTGTATGACCGGCTTTTCTCGGTCGAAAACCCAGCCGCCGACGAACGCGAATTTCGCGAATTATTAAACCCCAATTCGCTGGAAGTGGTCCGCGCATTTGTCGAACCAGCATTAGTCGAAGCCGCTCGTTCAGGGGCTATCCGCAATTTCCAGTTCATACGCAAAGGCTACTTCGTGCTCGACTCTGACTCTACTACCGACAAACCTGTCTTTAATCGAACCGTTACCCTGAAAGATAGCTGGGCGAAGGAAGTAAAGAAGGGGTAA
- a CDS encoding TolC family protein — protein sequence MKKTFIGFLFAVGCFVSNYGFAQRTTDSLARQAYLADCIQYALSHQPTVRQSVIDQEIAERTIQSSLSAWYPQVSAGYSLQHYLKQPATLFPDPTTGEVVPRVIGAKNTSTASLSLTQNIFNRDLLLANQTADAYRVQATQNTVRNKIDVVVNVSKAFYDVILTQRQVDILSVDIARLQRSLQDATNQYQSGIVDKTDPQRAAIALNNTRAQQKQYRDLVGAKYQTLKQLMGYPPNTPLNVAYDTLQLVNDANLDTLQLVNPQNRIEYQQLLTQGRLLDANVKYTRWAYLPNVAAFGNYNLLYQNNSFGQLFGMVFPNSLIGLSVALPIFQGGRRIQQTKIAELQVQRLQWDLAALTSSVDAEYAQALSNYKGNLANYLALRENLTMAEDVYRIINLQYRSGVKTFLDVTIAETDLRTARLNLFNALYQVLISKLDVQRSLGVIQF from the coding sequence ATGAAAAAAACGTTTATCGGCTTTCTTTTTGCGGTTGGGTGTTTCGTATCAAATTATGGATTTGCTCAGAGAACAACGGACTCGTTGGCTCGACAGGCCTATCTGGCCGACTGTATTCAATACGCATTAAGTCACCAGCCGACAGTCAGACAATCCGTTATAGACCAGGAAATTGCCGAGCGAACGATTCAGAGTAGTCTGTCGGCCTGGTATCCACAAGTTTCGGCAGGTTATAGCCTACAGCATTACCTGAAACAACCCGCCACACTCTTTCCCGACCCAACCACGGGCGAAGTTGTACCTCGGGTAATCGGGGCTAAAAATACATCGACGGCATCGCTGTCGCTGACTCAGAATATCTTCAATCGGGATTTACTGCTCGCTAATCAGACGGCGGATGCGTATCGGGTACAGGCTACCCAGAATACGGTTCGTAACAAAATCGATGTGGTCGTCAATGTTAGCAAGGCCTTTTACGATGTAATACTGACCCAGCGTCAGGTCGATATTCTGAGTGTCGATATTGCTCGGTTACAGCGAAGTCTTCAGGATGCCACCAATCAATACCAGAGTGGAATCGTCGATAAAACAGACCCGCAACGGGCAGCTATTGCTCTTAACAACACCCGTGCTCAGCAAAAACAATACCGGGACCTGGTTGGGGCTAAATACCAGACATTGAAGCAACTGATGGGGTATCCGCCGAATACGCCACTCAATGTAGCTTACGATACGCTGCAACTGGTAAATGACGCCAATCTGGATACCCTTCAACTGGTCAATCCGCAGAATCGTATCGAATACCAGCAGCTATTGACCCAGGGCCGGTTACTGGATGCTAATGTAAAATACACGCGCTGGGCGTATTTGCCTAACGTAGCGGCCTTTGGTAATTATAACCTGCTGTATCAGAACAATTCCTTCGGTCAACTCTTTGGCATGGTATTCCCGAATTCACTGATCGGCTTATCGGTAGCGTTGCCGATTTTTCAGGGGGGGCGTCGGATTCAGCAGACCAAAATCGCTGAGTTGCAGGTACAACGGTTGCAATGGGATTTAGCCGCGCTCACCAGTTCGGTCGATGCAGAGTATGCACAGGCGCTGTCCAACTACAAAGGGAATCTGGCCAACTACCTGGCTTTGCGGGAAAACCTGACGATGGCGGAGGATGTCTACCGGATTATCAACCTGCAATACCGCTCCGGGGTAAAAACCTTCCTTGATGTGACCATTGCCGAAACCGATCTCCGAACAGCCCGACTCAATCTGTTCAATGCACTGTATCAGGTATTAATTAGTAAGCTGGACGTTCAGCGGTCACTTGGGGTTATTCAATTTTAA
- a CDS encoding efflux RND transporter periplasmic adaptor subunit produces the protein MKLSTYFTLLTSVALFACGGNKTDQQQGPPPPTPVSVAKATKGNATYYDEFPATVTALLEVEIQPQVAGNITGIFFQDGQHVSKGQKLYSIDPQQYRASYDQAVANLNVQKANLNRAQKDADRYNTLAQQDAVAKQLVDNANATLESAKMQVEAAQAAIRQVGTNLKYTTIFAPMDGTIGISQVRLGAAVAPGSTPLNTISSDNPIAADVQIDESQIQRFLKLQSQPNVTRDSTFVLLLPSGQPYPFPGSVRIVDRAVDPQTGTLRVRIAFPNPNRQLKPGLNVNVRVKNSTGEPQLLIPYQAVTEQMSEYFVFVVGDSSKVSQKKVTLGARINDKVVVKNGLTEGESVVTEGTQKIREGAKVKINE, from the coding sequence ATGAAACTTTCCACCTATTTCACCCTGCTTACGAGTGTTGCATTGTTTGCCTGTGGTGGTAATAAAACCGATCAGCAACAGGGACCACCTCCGCCTACACCCGTCTCGGTTGCCAAAGCGACGAAAGGGAATGCTACCTACTATGACGAGTTCCCGGCTACGGTAACGGCCTTGCTGGAGGTTGAGATTCAACCGCAGGTGGCTGGTAACATTACGGGTATCTTTTTTCAGGATGGGCAGCATGTTAGTAAAGGTCAGAAGCTTTACTCCATCGACCCGCAGCAGTACCGGGCTAGTTACGATCAGGCGGTGGCCAATCTGAATGTACAAAAAGCCAATCTGAACCGCGCACAGAAAGATGCGGATCGGTACAATACATTGGCTCAGCAGGATGCTGTTGCCAAGCAACTGGTCGATAATGCCAATGCCACGCTTGAGTCGGCCAAAATGCAGGTCGAAGCGGCTCAGGCAGCCATCCGGCAGGTCGGTACGAATCTGAAATACACGACGATTTTTGCCCCAATGGATGGGACAATCGGTATTTCGCAAGTGCGGCTCGGTGCAGCCGTAGCCCCTGGTTCTACTCCGCTCAACACCATTTCGTCTGATAACCCAATAGCGGCCGATGTGCAGATCGACGAGTCGCAGATTCAGCGGTTTCTGAAGCTACAGAGCCAGCCCAACGTAACGCGGGATTCGACCTTTGTGTTGCTTTTGCCAAGTGGACAGCCGTACCCATTCCCCGGTTCGGTACGTATCGTAGACCGGGCTGTTGACCCACAAACGGGTACGTTACGGGTACGTATCGCTTTCCCGAATCCCAACCGACAACTAAAACCGGGTCTGAATGTGAACGTTCGGGTGAAAAATAGTACGGGCGAACCGCAGTTGCTGATACCGTACCAGGCTGTAACGGAGCAGATGAGCGAATACTTTGTGTTTGTCGTAGGCGATAGCAGCAAAGTGAGTCAGAAAAAAGTGACGCTAGGTGCCCGGATCAATGATAAGGTCGTTGTGAAAAATGGCCTGACCGAGGGCGAATCCGTCGTAACGGAAGGTACCCAGAAAATTCGGGAAGGAGCGAAAGTAAAAATTAATGAGTGA